The Lycium barbarum isolate Lr01 chromosome 9, ASM1917538v2, whole genome shotgun sequence genome has a segment encoding these proteins:
- the LOC132611890 gene encoding uncharacterized protein LOC132611890 yields MAPNLQQKRAHPSGNQPHPEVDKFERLMKEDALPEGETLPSSFYETKKIVESLGLKYEKIHACPNDCMLFRKEFSSKDVNECKICGASRWKNNARKIPAKVLRYFPLKPRLQRLFMSSETSKAMQWHHEERNKDGVLRHPADSEAWKSFDSKYPEFAGDPRNVRLGLASDGFNPFGTMRTIHSTWPVILMPYNLPPWMCMKQEFFILSLLIPGPKAHGNNIDVFLQPLIEELNELWDVGVETYDASTKEIFQMRAALMWTTNDFPAYGTLSGWSTYGRFACPSSNINTQSRWLKHGRKFCYMGHRRFLKSGHKYRNDARSFDGTKETRPAPCAVSRSLVLNQVKDIKFTLDLGKKSKDNLEARLDLKDMKIRPSLWPQYRASGRAYLPPTYFTMTSNEKELFYEVLQNTKFPYGYSSNISRWIRKRKISRLKTHDCHVIMQELLPLALRRSKDKRISSVLIELCTFFRVLCSKVLKLEELKLLEEKIPETLSTMEKLFPPGFFTVMVHFLTHLATEARLAGPVYYRWMYPIERYLGTLKSYVRNCACPEGSIAEAYIANECVAFFSRYLEGGDSRSYCSRKCNDEIEHETSKEECLFPTVGESYGEVDVFELDEKTWLQAHRHVLFNCESDVVENYKNEHMAEIKRSHRKRRLRPRQLNLMHFDTFHEWFKEKDIKVLAEGPTKIAKIFNAFDVNNGYRFRTKQSEESKETQNSGVMVVSKTESYASTSDNAPKSANITYYGRVNDIVELNYYEEFKVVLFKCDWVDVTKDSGDQERHEPFIFAEQDQQVIYVQDPQYHEWFVPRFIKPRDVFDMREENSVHFESSMQCDATDLALLENAHVLEYEDNDWVRSGVNGMLLDCEMLWCLCAQIAYVFFTY; encoded by the exons ATGGCGCCAAACCTACAACAAAAGAGAGCTCATCCATCTGGAAATCAACCTCATCCAGAGGTGGATAAATTTGAACGGCTCATGAAGGAG GATGCGTTGCCTGAAGGGGAAACATTGCCTTCTTCTTTTTATGAGACCAAAAAGATAGTTGAAAGCTTGGGCTTAAAGTACGAAAAGATTCATGCTTGTCCCAATGATTGCATGCTTTTTAGGAAAGAGTTTTCTAGTAAGGATGTTAATGAATGCAAAATTTGTGGTGCTTCTAGATGGAAAAATAATGCTAGAAAAATTCCAGCCAAGGTCCTAAggtattttcctttaaaaccaaGGCTGCAAAGATTGTTTATGTCTTCAGAAACTTCTAAAGCAATGCAATGGCATCACGAAGAGCGCAATAAAGATGGCGTTCTACGACATCCTGCAGATTCTGAagcttggaaaagttttgatagtAAATATCCCGAATTTGCTGGAGATCCTCGCAATGTCCGGCTAGGATTAGCTTCTGACGGATTTAATCCATTTGGCACAATGCGAACTATTCACAGTACATGGCCAGTGATTTTAATGCCATATAATCTTCCACCATGGATGTGCATGAAGCAAGAGTTCTTCATTCTGTCCTTACTTATTCCTGGACCAAAAGCGCATGGCAATAATATTGATGTCTTTTTGCAACCTTTAATAGAAGAGTTAAATGAATTATGGGATGTCGGGGTAGAAACATACGATGCTTCTACTAAGGAGATATTTCAAATGCGAGCAGCTCTCATGTGGACTACAAATGATTTTCCAGCATATGGTACTCTCTCTGGATGGAGCACTTATGGTCGGTTTGCATGCCCTTCTTCCAACATAAACACTCAATCTAGATGGCTCAAACATGGTAGAAAGTTTTGTTACATGGGGCATCGACGTTTCTTGAAGTCGGGCCACAAATATCGGAATGATGCAAGATCGTTTGATGGGACTAAAGAAACAAGACCTGCACCTTGTGCAGTATCCAGGTCACTAGTGCTGAATCAAGTTAAAGATATAAAGTTTACTCTCG ATCTTGGTAAAAAGTCTAAAGACAATCTAGAAGCTCGATTGGACTTGAAGGATATGAAAATAAGACCAAGCTTATGGCCTCAATATCGAGCTAGTGGGAGGGCTTATCTTCCTCCTACTTATTTTACGATGACTTCAAACGAAAAAGAGTTATTTTATGAAGTACTACAAAATACCAAGTTTCCATATGGCTATTCATCTAATATATCACGTTGGATTCGCAAACGGAAGATATCTAGGCTAAAAACTCATGATTGCCATGTTATAATGCAAGAACTTCTTCCTCTTGCCTTGCGGAGATCAAAAGACAAAAGAATCAGTTCCGTTTTAATTGAACTATGCACATTCTTTCGTGTTCTATGTAGCAAAGTGCTAAAACTAGAAGAGTTAAAGTTACTTGAAGAAAAAATTCCAGAAACATTGTCTACTATGGAAAAACTCTTTCCCCCAGGATTCTTTACTGTTATGGTGCACTTTCTTACTCACTTGGCAACTGAGGCTAGACTTGCGGGGCCAGTATATTATCGCTGGATGTACCCAATTGAGAG GTACTTGGGTACTTTAAAATCATATGTTCGTAATTGTGCATGCCCAGAAGGTTCAATAGCAGAAGCATACATAGCAAATGAGTGTGTGGCATTTTTCTCACGATATTTGGAGGGTGGAGATTCAAGGTCTTATTGTTCAAGAAAATGCAATGATGAGATTGAGCATGAGACTAGTAAAGAAGAATGTCTTTTTCCTACTGTTGGGGAGTCGTACGGTGAAGTAGATGTATTTGAGTTGGATGAGAAAACATGGTTGCAAGCACATCGGCATGTGCTTTTCAATTGTGAGTCAGATGTGGTTGAGAATTATAAAAA TGAACATATGGCTGAAATCAAGAGATCACATCGTAAGCGCCGTTTGAGACCACGTCAACTTAATCTTATGCATTTTGATACATTTCATGAGTGGTTCAAGGAGAAA GATATTAAAGTCCTCGCAGAAGGGCCGACTAAAATTGCAAAAATATTTAATGCGTTCGATGTAAATAACGGGTATCGATTCCGAACAAAACAAAGTGAAGAGTCCAAGGAGACACAAAATAGTGGTGTTATGGTCGTTTCTAAGACTGAAAGTTATGCAAGTACAAGTGACAATGCTCCAAAGTCTGCAAATATCACATATTATGGTAGAGTGAATGATATTGTGGAGTTAAATTATTATGAAGAATTTAAGGTTGTCTTATTTAAGTGCGATTGGGTTGATGTAACCAAAG ACTCTGGTGATCAAGAACGCCATGAGCCTTTTATTTTTGCAGAACAAGATCAACAAGTAATATATGTACAAGATCCTCAATATCATGAATGGTTTGTCCCTAGGTTTATTAAACCTCGAGACGTTTTTGATATGCGAGAGGAAAATAGTGTGCATTTTGAGTCATCAATGCAGTGTGATGCCACTGACTTGGCTCTCTTAGAAAATGCTCATGTTTTGGAGTATGAGGATAATGATTGGGTAAGAAGTGGTGTCAATGGAATG CTCTTGGATTGTGAGATGCTATGGTGTTTGTGTGCACAAATAGCTTATGTGTTTTTCACATATTGA
- the LOC132611889 gene encoding uncharacterized protein LOC132611889 has protein sequence MQTRRHNRLEIQQDDDEEVRHYIEQLMDNQNHSATQPYIEQLMDNRNNSEAQSHDGQSNELNSCVGGAEAQHNDELGTSGARKVRGPTLLKDIWKLPVGKTVDVSFNSRNQAVGKEGRKLASFLGIIARTPELTPLHIDDWRNFGDEEKKRLVNLVRKPVIHHVIF, from the exons ATGCAAACTAGACGTCACAACAGGCTGGAAATTCAAcaagatgatgatgaagaagtgCGACATTATATTGAGCAATTGATGGATAATCAAAACCACTCTGCAACCCAACCTTATATTGAGCAGTTGATGGATAATCGAAACAACTCTGAGGCCCAATCACATGATGGTCAATCTAATGAGTTGAATAGTTGTGTTGGTGGCGCTGAGGCTCAACATAATGATGAATTAG GTACTTCGGGGGCAAGAAAGGTTCGTGGCCCTACTTTACTGAAAGATATTTGGAAACTTCCTGTGGGGAAGACAGTTGATGTGTCATTTAATAGTCGTAACCAAGCTGTTGGGAAAGAGGGTCGAAAGCTTGCTAGCTTTCTAGGAATTATTGCGAGGACTCCAGAACTAACACCTCTACACATAGATGATTGGAGAAACTTTGGCGACGAGGAAAAGAAGAGATTGGTGAATTTAGTGAGG AAACCTGTTATACATCATGTTATCTTCTAA
- the LOC132612014 gene encoding uncharacterized protein LOC132612014 produces the protein MEKYKNKDALLKNRLSRIPRDQWTGLVSYWVSDKAKRRTQANRNNRTKQKMPHTGGSKSIATLMDEKAENGIEPTRGQIYILTHKKRKDGRPLDEDCAKTIDMINERISNGERSTERPPHSVSWEGDVYSQVLGNEKSGYVSGLGLGPTPSVLWGSRFSLGNIVLEDSSKEDVQRLQHEIAELKAKQNEEMNLMKQN, from the exons ATggaaaaatataagaataaaGACGCTTTGCTGAAAAATAGACTAAGTCGCATACCGAGGGATCAATGGACTGGTCTTGTCTCTTATTGGGTTTCTGATAAAGCTAAG AGGCGTACCCAAGCAAATAGAAACAATAGGACCAAACAAAAGATGCCTCACACAGGAGGATCCAAAAGTATTGCTACCTTGATGGATGAGAAG GCTGAAAATGGGATAGAGCCTACACGAggacaaatatatatattaacTCATAAGAAACGTAAGGATGGTAGACCGCTGGATGAGGATTGTGCCAAGACAATC GACATGATAAATGAAAGGATAAGCAATGGTGAGAGATCTACTGAACGACCTCCTCACAGTGTTTCTTGGGAAGGCGATGTGTATTCGCAGGTGTTGGGAAATGAAAAAAGTGGGTATGTTAGTGGTTTAGGACTTGGTCCAACTCCTTCTGTTCTATGGGGTAGTAGATTTTCCTTAGGAAATATTGTTTTAGAGGATTCATCTAAGGAGGATGTACAAAGGTTACAACATGAGATAGCTGAGTTAAAGGCTAAACAAAATGAAGAAATGAATTTGATGAAACAAAATTAG